From a single Osmerus mordax isolate fOsmMor3 chromosome 14, fOsmMor3.pri, whole genome shotgun sequence genomic region:
- the LOC136956941 gene encoding uncharacterized protein, protein MRATVIDHVIVHGMTMAEAGLRVRPNLSRFTVATIIRAFRQHNRVERMPHSGGRVAIFTAAQETLIVDMVHENNLIRLREIRDKVIADNVNFESIDDVSLATTDRVLRRQKMRMKQVYRVPFERNSARHKDLRYEYVQRILQLDAMARPHEYLFLDEAGFNLQKRRQRGCNIIGQEPSLRFLANGGVILLFVRPWVWRGLSTGMLSLGLATSNVSSPS, encoded by the exons ATGCGAGCAACAGTCATTGACCATGTCATTGTCCATGGCATGACAATGGCTGAAGCAGGACTAAGAGTCCGTCCAAACCTGAGTAGGTTCACCGTGGCTACCATTATCAGGGCATTCAGACAACACAACAG AGTTGAAAGAATGCCACATAGCGGTGGAAGGGTTGCCATATTTACAGCGGCACAAGAAACCCTCATTGTGGATATGGTTCATGAGAACAACCTCATCAGACTCCGGGAGATCAGAGACAAAGTCATTGCCGATAATGTCAACTTTGAGAGCATTGATGATGTCAGCTTGGCCACAACAGACCGAGTTCTCCGGCGCCAAAAGATGCGGATGAAACAGGTCTATAGGGTTCCCTTTGAGCGCAACTCTGCGCGACACAAAGACCTACGTTACGAGTATGTGCAA AGGATATTACAGTTGGACGCGATGGCCAGACCTCATGAGTACCTCTTCCTGGATGAGGCTGGCTTCAACCTGCAGAAACGAAGGCAAAGAGGCTGTAACATCATTGGCCAAGAGCCATCACTGAGGTTCCTGGCCAACGGGGGGGTAATATTGCTCTTTGTGCGGCCATGGGTTTGGAGGGGCTTGTCCACCGGCATGCTGTCCTTGGGTCTTGCAACATCCAACGTCTCCTCACCTTCCTAG